The following coding sequences are from one Acidobacteriota bacterium window:
- a CDS encoding CoA-binding protein, which produces MQKKGRELSSDDEIRDLLRQTQSIAVLGIKPKSHAMQPAFYVTKYMQDAGYKIIPVPVYYPEVTEILGEPVFRDLRSIAGGVDMVNVFRRPADIDKHVEEIIAAKPKSVWFQLGIRNDAAAKAFIEAGIDVVQDRCLLVEHRALLR; this is translated from the coding sequence ATGCAGAAAAAGGGAAGGGAGCTATCGTCCGATGACGAGATACGCGATTTGCTCCGGCAGACTCAATCGATCGCCGTTCTCGGGATAAAGCCGAAGTCGCACGCGATGCAGCCGGCGTTTTACGTTACTAAATACATGCAGGACGCTGGATACAAGATCATCCCCGTGCCTGTTTATTACCCGGAAGTTACGGAGATTCTCGGCGAACCAGTGTTTCGCGACCTTCGCTCGATCGCGGGCGGGGTCGATATGGTCAATGTTTTTCGGCGGCCGGCTGACATCGACAAGCACGTTGAGGAGATCATCGCTGCAAAGCCGAAGTCGGTATGGTTCCAGCTAGGAATTCGGAACGACGCGGCGGCGAAGGCATTCATCGAAGCGGGTATCGACGTTGTGCAGGATCGATGCCTTTTGGTCGAACATCGGGCACTTTTACGATGA
- a CDS encoding acyl-CoA dehydrogenase family protein, producing MNFELTEEQQQIKHSIREFAEAEIGPHVMEWDESQHFPIELRPKLAELGLMGVLFPEEYGGSAMGYVEYATIIEELGRVCGSVGLSVAAHNSLCSNHIYMFGTEQQKKDYLVPLAQGESFGAWGLTESQAGSDASGTRTNAIRSNGGWKVNGSKNFITHAIACNTLVAVAVTDKEKGNRGISAFIFDKSMEGFRPDKKENKLGMRASETASVVFEDCYVPQENLLGNEGEGFLQAMQILDGGRISIAALSVGIAQGAYEAAIRYAKEREQFGKPIAEFQAIQFKLADMATQIECSRLLTLQAAAMKDAGKSVTQKSAMAKLYASETAVRVAEESIQIHGGYGYTKDYPAEKYWRDAKLCTIGEGTSEIQRLVIAKQLLKAA from the coding sequence ATGAACTTCGAACTCACAGAAGAACAGCAGCAGATAAAACACAGCATCAGGGAATTTGCGGAGGCAGAGATCGGCCCGCACGTTATGGAGTGGGACGAAAGTCAGCACTTCCCTATCGAACTTCGGCCAAAGCTTGCCGAGCTCGGCTTGATGGGCGTCCTTTTTCCCGAAGAATATGGCGGTTCGGCGATGGGCTATGTGGAATATGCCACGATCATCGAAGAGCTCGGCCGTGTCTGCGGTTCGGTCGGGCTTTCGGTCGCTGCCCACAATTCGCTCTGCTCGAACCACATCTATATGTTCGGCACCGAGCAGCAAAAGAAGGACTATCTTGTGCCGCTTGCTCAGGGCGAGTCGTTCGGTGCGTGGGGATTGACCGAATCGCAAGCCGGTTCCGATGCATCGGGCACACGCACAAATGCGATCCGCTCGAACGGCGGCTGGAAGGTAAACGGCTCAAAGAATTTCATCACCCACGCTATCGCTTGCAACACGCTCGTTGCTGTTGCGGTGACCGACAAAGAAAAAGGAAACCGCGGCATTTCAGCCTTCATTTTCGATAAATCAATGGAAGGCTTCCGTCCCGATAAGAAAGAAAACAAGCTCGGAATGCGGGCCTCTGAGACAGCGTCGGTCGTCTTTGAAGATTGCTACGTCCCGCAAGAGAATTTGCTTGGGAATGAGGGCGAAGGATTTCTGCAAGCGATGCAGATCCTAGATGGCGGACGCATCTCGATCGCGGCGCTTTCGGTAGGTATCGCCCAAGGGGCTTACGAGGCTGCGATCAGGTACGCAAAGGAACGCGAGCAGTTCGGCAAACCGATCGCTGAGTTTCAAGCCATTCAGTTCAAGCTCGCAGATATGGCAACGCAGATCGAGTGCTCCCGGCTGCTTACGCTTCAGGCCGCGGCGATGAAGGATGCGGGCAAGTCGGTCACCCAGAAATCAGCGATGGCAAAGCTTTATGCCTCGGAAACGGCCGTTCGCGTTGCCGAAGAATCGATCCAGATCCACGGCGGCTACGGGTACACGAAAGATTACCCCGCCGAGAAGTATTGGAGAGACGCAAAACTCTGCACCATCGGCGAAGGCACTAGCGAGATCCAGCGTCTGGTCATTGCCAAGCAATTGTTGAAAGCCGCATAA